In Entomomonas moraniae, one DNA window encodes the following:
- a CDS encoding YeiH family protein, with product MLHDYKITHNVEHIKINHFWLGLVLIAAIACASEYLATLSVINTLGLSALTIAIVLGIVIGNTFFGKISTYTDTGVDFSKNNLLRLGIIFYGFRITFQQISSVGLEGLFTAIIIVASTFTLALFLGTKLFKLDKQTVMLIGAGSSICGAAAVMAAEPVVKGQAHKVSVAVATVVVFGTMAMFLYPLLFPYLHLSEQAYGVFAGSTIHEVAQVVVAGNAISPEAASAAVIEKMLRVMLLAPFLMVLSFGLSKKGKNANKTKITIPWFAVFFILVVLFNSLISLPSQMITLINGLDTFLLTMAMAALGVRTSLGAIRQAGAKPLLLAGSLFIFLIVGGYAINLGVHQFFTPLSL from the coding sequence ATGTTACATGACTATAAAATAACCCATAACGTTGAACACATAAAAATAAACCATTTTTGGTTAGGACTTGTTTTAATTGCAGCTATTGCTTGCGCTAGCGAATACCTTGCTACCCTTTCAGTGATTAACACATTAGGATTAAGCGCATTAACCATCGCTATTGTATTAGGTATCGTGATTGGCAATACATTTTTCGGAAAAATAAGTACTTATACAGATACAGGTGTAGATTTTTCTAAAAATAATCTGTTGCGCTTAGGGATTATTTTTTATGGTTTTAGAATTACCTTTCAACAAATTAGCTCTGTAGGTTTAGAAGGGCTATTTACCGCTATTATCATAGTTGCCAGTACTTTTACCTTAGCACTCTTTTTAGGAACTAAACTATTTAAACTAGATAAGCAAACGGTCATGCTCATTGGTGCAGGTAGCTCAATTTGTGGTGCCGCAGCTGTCATGGCTGCCGAACCTGTGGTAAAAGGGCAGGCGCATAAAGTTTCTGTTGCAGTAGCTACCGTTGTTGTATTCGGAACTATGGCAATGTTTTTATACCCTCTTCTTTTTCCTTACTTACACTTATCAGAGCAGGCTTACGGTGTATTTGCAGGGTCAACCATTCACGAAGTAGCTCAAGTTGTGGTTGCAGGTAACGCCATTAGCCCTGAGGCAGCTTCTGCTGCTGTTATTGAAAAAATGCTTCGTGTCATGCTACTAGCCCCATTTTTAATGGTATTATCTTTTGGTTTATCAAAAAAAGGCAAAAATGCCAATAAAACTAAAATCACAATTCCTTGGTTTGCTGTATTCTTTATCTTAGTTGTATTGTTTAACTCTTTAATCAGCTTACCAAGCCAAATGATCACACTCATTAATGGGCTAGATACTTTTTTACTCACCATGGCCATGGCCGCATTAGGTGTCAGAACAAGTCTTGGAGCAATCCGCCAAGCTGGCGCGAAACCATTATTGTTAGCAGGTAGTTTATTTATATTTTTGATTGTAGGCGGTTATGCAATTAACCTAGGTGTTCATCAGTTTTTTACACCATTAAGCCTATAA
- a CDS encoding lipopolysaccharide kinase InaA family protein: MNEFIAAADRALLSEHGLDSFEALWTLQLESVDEPNNERGGWSSVSYLKLGDKGYFLKRQSNHLTRSLKAPFGEPTFAREFRNIEHYQALGIPAVTAAYFATRKLLGEKQAILMTHALDGWRDLESYLQEWDSLPKNEQRALIESCAKLLKKLHDKKVLHGCFYPKHIFLKQTGSAFESCLIDLEKTRALHGKRDRLKDIDTLIRRTKKQWLESECRLFLSIYLAESENSPLVTEWFTWIIKRNRVKEQRA, translated from the coding sequence ATGAACGAGTTTATTGCAGCAGCAGATCGGGCACTATTGAGTGAGCATGGCTTAGATTCGTTTGAAGCTTTGTGGACGCTACAGTTAGAGAGTGTTGATGAACCTAATAATGAGCGGGGTGGATGGAGCTCAGTGAGCTATTTAAAATTAGGCGATAAAGGCTACTTTCTAAAACGCCAATCTAATCACCTAACACGCTCTTTAAAAGCCCCTTTTGGTGAGCCAACTTTTGCGAGAGAATTTCGTAATATAGAGCATTATCAGGCATTAGGTATTCCTGCCGTAACAGCAGCGTACTTCGCTACTCGAAAGCTTCTAGGGGAAAAGCAAGCTATTCTAATGACACATGCTTTGGATGGTTGGCGAGACTTAGAAAGTTATCTGCAGGAATGGGATTCCTTGCCAAAAAATGAACAACGGGCGTTAATAGAATCTTGCGCTAAATTATTAAAAAAACTGCATGATAAAAAAGTATTGCATGGGTGTTTTTATCCAAAGCATATTTTTTTAAAACAAACAGGCTCAGCATTTGAAAGTTGTCTTATTGATTTAGAAAAAACAAGGGCATTACATGGAAAACGTGATCGCTTAAAAGATATTGATACTTTAATAAGACGGACTAAGAAACAATGGCTAGAGAGTGAGTGCCGATTATTTTTGAGTATCTATTTAGCAGAGTCAGAGAATTCGCCTCTAGTAACGGAGTGGTTTACTTGGATTATTAAACGTAATAGAGTAAAGGAGCAAAGGGCTTGA
- a CDS encoding lipopolysaccharide kinase InaA family protein: MRLLELAHAGRNIQLPLSIELDSTSSLVIEQLLRVLPNRRYVAKADWLGKTVLAKLFVGDKAKKHYARELQGVSLLAQQHISTPKLLAHHVNDEGGYLFFEYLENSQTLDYQWRHLASESMLRSTAQQNILQQALASIAILHLQGLWQEDLHLDNLLAKENCLYWIDGDGVSVEKPGNPLSKDKVTNNLAVFFAQLPPEIDTLLPEYIRYYQQYNTTVTLSVDELYKAIVSIRKWRVKNILKKIRRDCTLFSVRNTLNGFYGVVRQQEATLAPLLANPDQFIDKGRFIKGFGTTNVVDTVVNGLHIVLKRYNIKSFKHRLSRFWRPTRGWHSWQEGFRLMMLGIPTAKPLALIEERFQGMRGRAWLITEFLEGPDLLTHLKRYEQSEVPSVELEAIGILFDCLIAQRITHGDLKGTNLFWVNQQWVLIDLDAVKQHHNNRSYQRAYAKDRARFLRNWPKGSALYTQFGQYLPTVDQVIDHYYRLNGVKN, translated from the coding sequence TTGAGGCTATTAGAGCTTGCTCATGCTGGGCGAAACATACAGTTGCCTTTATCTATCGAGTTAGATAGTACATCGTCATTGGTTATAGAACAATTGTTGCGCGTTTTGCCTAATCGCCGTTATGTCGCTAAAGCTGATTGGCTAGGGAAAACAGTCCTCGCTAAATTATTTGTGGGTGATAAGGCCAAAAAGCATTACGCGCGTGAGTTACAAGGTGTCAGTTTATTAGCACAACAGCATATCAGTACTCCTAAACTATTAGCCCATCATGTGAATGATGAGGGGGGATATTTATTTTTTGAGTATTTAGAAAATAGTCAAACTTTAGATTATCAATGGAGACACTTAGCAAGCGAATCAATGTTACGCTCAACAGCACAGCAGAATATTTTGCAACAAGCGTTAGCTTCCATTGCTATATTGCATTTACAGGGATTATGGCAAGAAGATTTGCATTTAGATAATCTGCTAGCGAAAGAAAATTGTCTTTATTGGATTGATGGTGATGGTGTCTCGGTTGAAAAGCCAGGGAATCCACTTTCTAAAGATAAAGTAACCAATAATCTAGCCGTTTTTTTTGCACAATTACCTCCTGAGATTGACACTTTATTACCTGAGTACATTCGTTATTATCAGCAATACAATACAACTGTAACTTTATCGGTTGATGAGTTATACAAAGCTATTGTTAGTATTAGGAAGTGGCGAGTAAAAAATATACTAAAAAAAATTCGTCGTGATTGTACGCTGTTCAGTGTAAGGAATACGCTGAATGGTTTTTATGGTGTTGTTCGCCAACAGGAGGCAACCTTAGCCCCTTTACTAGCTAATCCTGACCAATTTATCGATAAGGGACGTTTTATTAAAGGCTTTGGTACGACGAATGTCGTTGATACCGTGGTTAATGGTCTGCACATTGTCTTAAAGCGTTATAACATTAAAAGTTTTAAACACAGGTTGAGTCGCTTTTGGCGTCCTACTCGTGGTTGGCATTCTTGGCAGGAAGGTTTTAGGTTAATGATGCTAGGTATTCCTACAGCGAAGCCATTAGCATTGATCGAAGAGCGGTTTCAAGGCATGCGTGGTAGGGCTTGGCTGATAACAGAGTTTTTAGAGGGCCCTGATTTATTAACACATTTAAAACGTTATGAACAAAGCGAAGTGCCTAGTGTAGAGTTAGAGGCGATAGGTATTCTGTTTGATTGTTTAATTGCGCAGCGCATTACCCATGGTGACTTAAAAGGAACTAATTTATTTTGGGTCAATCAGCAGTGGGTACTTATTGATTTGGATGCAGTAAAACAACATCACAATAATCGTTCATATCAGCGGGCTTATGCGAAAGATCGTGCACGGTTTTTAAGAAACTGGCCAAAAGGATCTGCGTTATATACACAGTTTGGCCAGTATTTACCGACAGTTGATCAGGTAATTGATCATTATTATAGGCTTAATGGTGTAAAAAACTGA
- the rfaP gene encoding lipopolysaccharide core heptose(I) kinase RfaP: MILELHEPFKRLWNGKDPFDEVEKLKGDVYRELSGRRTLRTEVDGKGYFVKIHRGIGWAEIFKNLITAKLPVLGAGQELKAIKKLTSVGVDTMKAVAFGERGANPAKQYSFIITEELAPTISLEDISLNWVKEPPQPTLKWAFIKRVAEMVGKMHRAGVNHRDCYICHFLLHTDTEITPEQFKLSVIDLHRAQIRQHLPKRWRDKDLAALYFSVLEIGLTQRDLLRFLKIYFQKPLSAIFKEESELFIQLNEKAAKLYKRKQRYGEAI, from the coding sequence ATGATACTAGAGTTGCATGAGCCCTTTAAACGGTTATGGAATGGAAAAGATCCTTTTGATGAAGTGGAAAAACTTAAAGGCGATGTTTATCGTGAACTGAGTGGTCGCCGAACCTTGCGGACTGAGGTAGATGGTAAAGGGTATTTTGTTAAAATTCATCGGGGTATCGGTTGGGCTGAAATATTTAAAAATCTTATCACTGCTAAACTTCCTGTTTTAGGGGCTGGGCAAGAGTTAAAGGCGATTAAAAAACTCACTTCGGTGGGGGTTGATACCATGAAGGCCGTTGCGTTTGGCGAGCGTGGCGCAAACCCTGCTAAACAATACTCTTTTATCATTACTGAAGAACTAGCACCAACGATAAGTCTTGAGGATATCAGTTTAAACTGGGTAAAAGAACCGCCACAGCCAACGTTAAAATGGGCATTTATTAAGCGTGTAGCAGAAATGGTAGGTAAAATGCATCGGGCAGGTGTTAATCATCGGGATTGCTATATTTGTCATTTTTTATTACACACAGATACAGAGATAACTCCCGAGCAGTTTAAATTATCCGTTATCGATTTACACCGTGCGCAAATCCGGCAGCATTTACCTAAGCGTTGGCGCGATAAAGATTTAGCTGCCTTGTATTTTTCTGTGTTAGAAATAGGACTCACACAACGAGACTTATTACGATTTTTAAAAATTTATTTTCAAAAGCCGCTATCAGCTATTTTTAAAGAAGAAAGCGAGCTATTTATTCAACTTAATGAAAAAGCAGCAAAGTTATATAAACGTAAGCAGAGGTATGGTGAGGCAATTTAA
- a CDS encoding lipopolysaccharide kinase InaA family protein, whose protein sequence is MAEWKLNPEYQSLNNYFGSLEAVFSQEGERITKDRVSEVVRVEIEGERYYVKRYWDAGKGIRRYVGKPRIKREWQNMQRFKKWGIPTAEVVASGLERDSKGLFARGAMVTKEIPNTVDLSMIVANADHRLNDYNWVNSISLQLAKATRKMHDHNFAHNDLKWRNLLVDDKNQLFFIDCPSGSFWYGYMFSFRRIKDLACLDKVAKYHLTQTQRLRFYLQYRGRDRLNDKDKKRIRSIVRLYEGRE, encoded by the coding sequence ATGGCTGAGTGGAAGTTAAACCCAGAGTATCAATCATTAAATAACTATTTCGGTAGTTTAGAAGCTGTTTTCTCTCAAGAAGGTGAGCGTATTACAAAAGACCGTGTTTCTGAAGTGGTACGGGTAGAGATTGAAGGCGAAAGGTATTATGTAAAACGTTATTGGGATGCAGGTAAAGGTATCCGGCGATATGTGGGTAAACCTCGCATTAAACGAGAGTGGCAGAATATGCAACGCTTCAAAAAATGGGGTATCCCTACTGCTGAGGTTGTTGCTTCTGGATTAGAGCGAGATAGCAAAGGTTTATTTGCTCGTGGCGCGATGGTGACAAAAGAAATCCCCAATACAGTTGATTTGTCTATGATCGTCGCTAATGCGGATCATCGGTTGAACGATTACAACTGGGTTAACAGCATTAGCTTACAATTAGCTAAAGCCACGCGCAAAATGCATGACCATAACTTTGCTCATAATGATTTGAAGTGGCGCAATTTATTGGTTGATGATAAGAACCAATTATTTTTTATTGATTGCCCATCAGGTTCTTTTTGGTATGGCTATATGTTTTCCTTTAGGCGTATTAAAGATCTTGCATGTCTGGATAAAGTAGCCAAGTACCATTTAACGCAAACACAACGCTTACGATTTTACTTACAATACCGTGGGCGCGATCGTTTAAACGATAAAGATAAAAAAAGAATACGAAGTATTGTACGGCTTTATGAAGGTAGAGAATGA
- the tkt gene encoding transketolase: MPSHRECANAIRALSMDAVQKANSGHPGAPMGMADIAEVLWRGVLKHNPLNPNWVNRDRFVLSNGHGSMLLYSLLHLSGYDLSINDLKNFRQFQSRTPGHPEFGYTAGVETTTGPLGQGLANAVGMAIAEKILADQFNKPDLPIVDHNTYVFLGDGCLMEGISHEVSSLAGTLKLGKLIAFYDDNGISIDGEVEGWFTDDTPLRFESYGWQVIRNVNGHDAEEIKTALETAKNETTKPTLICCKTIIGFGSPNKQGKESCHGAPLGNEEIAAARAALNWPHEPFDIPHDIYAAWDHKQAGTAAEKEWFTIFIEYKNKFPELAEEFDRRIHHELPENFPAQADQYINEINAKAETIASRKASQNALNAYGPLLPELLGGSADLAGSNLTLWKGCKGIGPNDASGNYLFYGVREFGMSAIMNGIALHGGFIPYGATFLIFMEYARNAVRMSALMKQRVIYVFTHDSIGLGEDGPTHQPVEQLASLRLTPNLDTWRPCDAVESAVAWKFAIAREDGPSALIFSRQNLQHQLRTPEQITNIEKGAYILKDCAGKPDLIFIATGSEIDLAMQAYEELTVQGTKVRVVSMPSTTVFDRQDIAYKESVLPSDVTARVAIEAAHIDFWYKYVGLNGRVIGMSSFGESAPAPALFKEFGFTVENVVAIAKELI, from the coding sequence ATGCCGAGCCATCGTGAATGCGCTAACGCTATAAGAGCCTTAAGTATGGATGCTGTCCAAAAAGCTAACAGTGGACACCCTGGTGCCCCTATGGGAATGGCCGATATTGCAGAAGTCCTATGGCGTGGTGTTTTAAAACATAACCCTCTCAACCCCAATTGGGTAAATCGTGACCGTTTTGTGCTTTCAAATGGTCATGGTTCGATGTTACTTTACTCATTACTCCACTTATCGGGTTATGATCTTTCTATTAATGATTTAAAGAACTTTAGACAATTTCAATCACGCACGCCTGGTCACCCTGAGTTTGGCTATACCGCTGGTGTAGAAACCACAACAGGCCCCTTAGGGCAAGGTTTAGCTAATGCCGTAGGTATGGCTATTGCAGAAAAGATTTTAGCCGATCAATTTAATAAACCTGATCTCCCGATCGTTGATCACAACACCTATGTATTTTTAGGGGACGGTTGTTTAATGGAAGGAATTTCCCATGAAGTTTCTTCTTTAGCGGGGACATTAAAATTAGGCAAACTCATCGCTTTTTATGATGATAATGGAATTTCCATTGATGGAGAAGTGGAAGGCTGGTTTACTGATGACACCCCACTTCGTTTTGAGTCTTATGGTTGGCAAGTTATCCGTAATGTAAATGGCCATGATGCCGAAGAAATAAAAACTGCTCTCGAAACAGCAAAAAATGAAACCACCAAACCAACACTTATTTGCTGTAAAACGATTATTGGTTTTGGTTCACCAAACAAACAAGGTAAAGAAAGCTGCCATGGTGCGCCACTAGGCAATGAAGAAATTGCAGCGGCTCGTGCTGCACTTAATTGGCCTCATGAGCCATTTGATATCCCTCATGATATTTATGCAGCATGGGATCATAAACAGGCAGGAACAGCAGCAGAAAAAGAATGGTTTACCATCTTTATTGAATATAAAAATAAATTCCCTGAATTAGCAGAAGAATTTGACCGTCGTATACACCATGAGCTCCCAGAAAACTTCCCAGCTCAAGCTGATCAATATATCAATGAAATCAATGCAAAAGCAGAAACGATAGCCTCACGTAAAGCGAGCCAAAATGCGTTAAATGCCTACGGTCCTCTATTACCTGAACTACTTGGTGGTTCTGCTGACTTAGCGGGCTCTAACTTAACCTTATGGAAAGGCTGCAAGGGCATTGGTCCTAATGATGCAAGTGGTAACTATTTATTCTACGGTGTGCGTGAATTTGGTATGAGCGCCATTATGAATGGTATTGCGTTACACGGTGGTTTTATTCCCTATGGTGCGACATTCCTAATCTTTATGGAATATGCCCGCAATGCTGTTCGTATGTCGGCGTTAATGAAGCAACGTGTCATTTATGTATTTACCCATGATTCTATTGGTTTAGGGGAGGATGGTCCAACTCACCAACCTGTTGAACAACTTGCTAGCTTGCGCTTAACGCCTAATTTAGACACATGGCGTCCTTGTGATGCTGTTGAATCAGCCGTTGCATGGAAATTTGCTATTGCACGTGAAGATGGCCCTAGCGCCTTGATTTTCTCAAGACAAAACCTACAACATCAATTACGCACACCAGAGCAAATTACTAACATCGAAAAAGGTGCTTACATCCTAAAAGATTGTGCTGGAAAACCTGATCTGATTTTCATTGCAACAGGTTCAGAAATCGACCTTGCCATGCAAGCTTATGAAGAGCTTACCGTGCAAGGAACTAAAGTACGCGTTGTTTCAATGCCAAGTACCACAGTGTTTGATCGACAAGACATAGCTTATAAAGAATCTGTTCTACCCAGTGATGTAACAGCAAGGGTTGCCATTGAAGCAGCGCACATTGACTTCTGGTATAAATATGTAGGCCTTAATGGACGCGTTATTGGCATGTCATCATTTGGTGAGTCAGCTCCTGCGCCTGCATTATTTAAAGAATTTGGTTTTACTGTTGAAAACGTAGTAGCCATTGCTAAAGAACTTATTTAA
- a CDS encoding glycosyltransferase family 4 protein → MQLAFILYKYFPFGGLQRDFMRIALECQKRGHRIRVYTMIWQGEIPDGFEVLIAPVKAFFNHNRNEKFRAWVKADMMKRPVDKVIGFNKMPDLDMYYAADPCFEDKAQNLRHKFYKKTGRYRHFYEYEHAVFSPQSKTHILMISALQQPLFVKHYQTPAERFHLLPPGIALDRKAPSNASDIRQAFRQEFHIKDDELLITQIGSGFKTKGLDRSLKALASLPSELKKKTKFIVIGQDDPRSFLLMIKKLGLSEQVTILKGRSDIPRFLLGADVLIHPAYNENTGTILLEAMVAGLPVLVTDVCGYAHYIKEANCGVVVDSPFDQQVLNQALQSMLTNPSSRLSWQQNGLNYAESADIYSMPERAADIILGVQA, encoded by the coding sequence ATGCAGTTAGCCTTTATTTTGTATAAATATTTTCCTTTTGGTGGATTACAGCGTGATTTTATGCGGATTGCGCTTGAGTGCCAAAAGAGGGGGCACCGCATTCGTGTTTATACCATGATTTGGCAGGGTGAAATCCCAGATGGTTTTGAGGTATTAATCGCGCCGGTGAAAGCATTTTTTAATCATAATCGTAATGAGAAATTTAGAGCTTGGGTTAAAGCCGATATGATGAAACGACCCGTTGATAAAGTCATCGGTTTTAATAAGATGCCCGATTTAGATATGTATTACGCAGCAGACCCTTGCTTTGAAGATAAAGCACAAAATTTACGTCATAAGTTTTATAAAAAAACAGGCCGTTATCGTCATTTTTATGAGTATGAACATGCTGTTTTTAGCCCTCAGTCTAAAACGCATATTCTAATGATTTCAGCATTGCAGCAGCCTTTATTTGTGAAACATTATCAAACGCCAGCTGAACGTTTCCATTTGTTACCACCAGGTATTGCTCTCGATCGAAAAGCGCCTAGTAATGCATCTGATATACGTCAAGCCTTTCGGCAAGAGTTCCATATTAAAGATGATGAGTTATTGATTACACAAATTGGCTCGGGCTTTAAGACAAAAGGGCTTGATCGGTCATTAAAAGCATTGGCTAGTTTACCCAGTGAGTTAAAGAAGAAAACAAAGTTTATTGTTATCGGGCAAGATGACCCACGTAGCTTTTTATTAATGATTAAGAAATTAGGTTTGTCCGAACAGGTCACTATTTTAAAAGGGCGTAGTGATATTCCACGTTTTTTATTAGGTGCTGATGTGTTAATCCACCCTGCTTATAATGAAAATACAGGAACTATTTTATTAGAAGCCATGGTTGCTGGGCTTCCTGTACTTGTTACCGATGTGTGTGGTTATGCCCATTATATAAAAGAAGCAAATTGTGGTGTCGTTGTTGATAGCCCTTTTGATCAGCAGGTACTAAATCAAGCATTACAATCGATGTTAACGAACCCTTCTTCGCGTTTGAGTTGGCAACAAAATGGCCTTAATTATGCAGAGAGTGCAGATATCTATAGTATGCCAGAACGCGCAGCCGATATTATCTTGGGAGTGCAAGCATGA
- a CDS encoding phosphoglycerate kinase, whose product MHVLKMEDQNLTGKRVLIREDLNVPVKDGVITSDARLTAAIPTIKQALKQGAAVIVCSHLGRPEEGIFSEEDSLAPVANYLSKALNQPVKLIKDYLDKAPDVNVGEVVLLENVRFNKGEKKDSDELAQKYANLCDVFVMDAFGTAHRAQASTHGVAKFAKTAVAGPLLSAELSALSKALSSPAKPMAAIVAGSKVSTKLDVLHSLAKLCDQLIVGGGIANTFLAAAGYPVGKSLYEPELIETAKQIAELVNVPLPSDVVVAKAFSSDAQATIKNISDVAADDMILDIGPNTAKHFAELLSYSKTILWNGPVGVFEFDQFSKGTENLAKAVATSEAFSIAGGGDTLAAIDKFGITEKVSYISTGGGAFLEFVEGKTLPAVAILEQRAKD is encoded by the coding sequence ATGCATGTTTTAAAAATGGAAGATCAGAACTTAACAGGTAAACGCGTTTTAATCCGTGAAGACCTTAACGTTCCTGTCAAAGATGGTGTCATCACCAGTGATGCCAGATTGACGGCTGCTATTCCAACGATTAAGCAAGCCCTAAAACAAGGTGCAGCTGTTATTGTATGCTCTCACTTAGGACGCCCTGAGGAAGGTATTTTTTCTGAGGAAGATAGCTTGGCTCCTGTAGCTAACTATCTTTCCAAAGCATTAAACCAACCTGTCAAACTCATTAAAGACTACCTAGATAAAGCACCTGATGTAAACGTCGGTGAAGTTGTTTTGCTAGAAAATGTTCGTTTTAATAAAGGTGAAAAGAAAGACAGTGACGAGCTGGCCCAAAAATACGCTAATCTTTGTGATGTTTTTGTGATGGATGCATTTGGTACAGCACACCGTGCACAAGCATCAACCCATGGTGTTGCCAAGTTCGCAAAAACAGCTGTAGCAGGCCCTTTGTTAAGCGCAGAACTCTCTGCACTTTCAAAAGCCTTATCCAGTCCTGCTAAACCTATGGCTGCAATTGTTGCGGGTTCTAAAGTTTCAACTAAACTCGATGTATTACATTCATTAGCTAAATTATGTGATCAACTGATCGTTGGCGGTGGGATTGCTAATACATTTTTAGCTGCTGCTGGCTATCCTGTTGGTAAATCACTCTATGAACCTGAGCTAATAGAGACTGCCAAACAAATCGCTGAGCTCGTTAATGTTCCATTACCTTCAGATGTGGTTGTTGCCAAAGCATTTTCATCTGACGCACAAGCAACCATAAAAAATATTAGCGATGTTGCCGCTGATGATATGATTTTAGACATTGGCCCTAATACTGCAAAGCATTTTGCTGAGTTATTAAGCTACAGCAAAACCATTTTATGGAATGGCCCTGTAGGAGTGTTTGAATTCGATCAGTTCTCTAAAGGTACAGAGAATCTTGCTAAAGCAGTTGCTACGAGCGAAGCATTTTCTATTGCTGGCGGAGGTGATACATTAGCAGCCATTGATAAGTTTGGTATTACTGAAAAAGTATCTTATATCTCAACAGGCGGCGGTGCCTTTTTAGAATTTGTTGAAGGTAAAACGCTCCCTGCGGTCGCTATATTAGAACAGCGTGCCAAAGACTAA